The proteins below come from a single Paracoccus sp. SCSIO 75233 genomic window:
- the hemW gene encoding radical SAM family heme chaperone HemW codes for MNEDWRNGGFGLYVHWPFCASKCPYCDFNSHVVGEVDHARWAKALCSEVGRVGALTRGRVLSSIFFGGGTPSLMAPETVSAVIEAARGYWHFANDIEITMEANPGSVEAGRFAAYAQAGVNRVSLGVQALNDTDLRRLGRLHSVNDARRAFDLAKTHFDRVSFDLIYARQDQSLSAWRAELREAVAMAVDHLSLYQLTIEEGTMFGARHARGLLRGLPEDDLAADMYLETNDFLSGIGMPAYEVSNHARPGCESRHNLIYWRQGDWAAVGPGAHGRLTLNESRTSTVAESLPARWLSRVETEGCGDIENDRLAPGEIATEYLLMAMRLSEGMDVARYAALGGKFDEKRLARLIDDGLVIAKAGRLSASSTGRPVLNYVLREMAG; via the coding sequence ATGAACGAGGACTGGCGCAACGGGGGTTTCGGCCTTTATGTCCACTGGCCCTTTTGCGCCTCCAAATGCCCCTATTGTGACTTTAACAGCCATGTCGTCGGCGAGGTTGATCATGCTCGTTGGGCGAAGGCCCTGTGTTCAGAGGTTGGGCGTGTCGGGGCGCTGACCCGTGGCCGGGTGCTGAGCAGCATCTTCTTCGGTGGCGGAACGCCGTCGCTGATGGCCCCGGAGACAGTGTCGGCGGTTATCGAAGCCGCGCGCGGATATTGGCATTTCGCGAATGACATCGAGATCACCATGGAGGCCAACCCCGGCAGTGTGGAGGCCGGGCGCTTCGCGGCCTATGCCCAGGCGGGTGTTAACCGTGTGTCACTGGGTGTTCAGGCTCTGAACGACACCGATCTGCGCCGATTGGGGCGGCTTCACAGCGTCAATGACGCTCGCCGTGCCTTTGATCTGGCCAAGACCCATTTCGACCGGGTGAGTTTTGACCTTATCTATGCGCGGCAGGACCAGTCGCTTTCAGCATGGCGCGCGGAGTTGCGGGAGGCGGTCGCTATGGCCGTCGATCATCTTTCGCTGTACCAATTGACCATCGAGGAGGGCACGATGTTCGGGGCCCGCCACGCGCGCGGGCTTTTGCGGGGCCTGCCGGAAGATGATCTTGCGGCGGATATGTATTTGGAAACAAACGATTTTCTTTCCGGTATAGGGATGCCGGCCTATGAGGTGTCCAACCACGCCCGCCCGGGCTGCGAATCCCGGCATAACCTGATTTACTGGCGGCAAGGCGATTGGGCCGCCGTCGGTCCGGGCGCGCATGGTCGGCTTACGCTGAACGAAAGCAGAACATCGACGGTTGCGGAAAGCCTTCCCGCAAGGTGGCTGTCGCGCGTGGAGACGGAGGGCTGCGGCGATATCGAAAACGACAGGCTGGCCCCCGGCGAGATCGCGACGGAGTATCTGCTGATGGCGATGCGCTTGTCCGAGGGGATGGATGTAGCACGCTACGCGGCCTTGGGCGGCAAGTTCGACGAAAAGCGCCTGGCGCGGCTGATCGACGATGGACTTGTGATCGCCAAGGCTGGCAGGCTTTCGGCCAGCAGCACCGGGCGGCCGGTGTTGAACTATGTTCTGCGGGAGATGGCGGGATGA
- a CDS encoding YbaN family protein, translated as MSRIVYLAIGWVAVGLGAIGAFLPIIPTVPFLLVAAWAFSRSSERLRQKLLNHPVYGPDIRRWQERGAIRRPAKYLSVGAMAASLILAAALGVPGPTLLIQALILSAVAVYIILRPEA; from the coding sequence ATGAGCCGGATCGTTTATTTGGCAATCGGCTGGGTTGCGGTCGGGCTTGGCGCAATCGGCGCGTTTCTTCCGATTATACCAACCGTGCCGTTTCTGCTGGTCGCCGCCTGGGCCTTCAGCCGGTCATCGGAAAGATTGCGGCAGAAGCTGCTGAACCATCCGGTCTATGGTCCCGATATTCGTCGCTGGCAGGAGCGTGGTGCGATCCGGCGGCCGGCGAAATATCTGTCTGTCGGTGCGATGGCCGCAAGCCTGATATTGGCAGCCGCACTGGGCGTTCCCGGCCCTACCCTGTTGATACAGGCACTGATCCTGTCAGCCGTCGCCGTCTACATCATCCTGCGCCCGGAAGCTTAG
- the rph gene encoding ribonuclease PH, with protein sequence MRPSGRNLSEMRAISIETGVMRHAEGSCLIKVGGTHVLCSASIDEKAPPFLRGTGQGWVTAEYGMLPRATNTRNRREAASGKQGGRTVEIQRLIGRSLRAGVDRRALGERQIVVDCDVIQADGGTRCASITGGWVALRLAVNKLLEAGMVTSDPIMDHVAAVSCGIYAGQSVLDLDYAEDSEAGTDGNFVMTGGGKLIEVQMSAEGATFSRDQMNGLLDLAEAGVAGLVAAQKAAI encoded by the coding sequence ATGCGTCCTTCTGGCCGAAATCTAAGCGAAATGCGGGCAATTTCAATCGAGACCGGCGTGATGCGTCATGCAGAAGGGTCCTGCCTGATAAAAGTCGGCGGGACTCACGTGCTGTGCAGCGCCTCTATCGACGAGAAAGCCCCGCCTTTCCTGCGTGGTACGGGTCAGGGCTGGGTGACAGCGGAATATGGCATGCTGCCCCGTGCAACGAACACCCGCAACCGGCGCGAGGCCGCATCGGGCAAGCAAGGAGGCCGCACGGTCGAGATTCAGCGGCTGATCGGGCGCTCGCTTCGTGCCGGGGTGGACCGGCGCGCGCTCGGTGAGCGGCAGATCGTGGTCGATTGCGACGTGATACAGGCCGATGGCGGCACCCGCTGCGCCTCCATCACCGGGGGCTGGGTGGCGCTGCGGCTGGCTGTCAACAAGCTGCTGGAAGCCGGAATGGTGACCTCCGACCCGATCATGGATCATGTCGCCGCCGTCTCCTGCGGGATCTATGCGGGCCAGTCGGTGCTGGATCTGGACTACGCCGAGGACAGCGAGGCCGGAACCGACGGCAATTTCGTCATGACCGGCGGCGGCAAGCTGATCGAGGTGCAGATGTCCGCAGAGGGCGCGACCTTCAGCCGGGATCAGATGAACGGGTTGCTCGATCTGGCAGAGGCTGGCGTTGCAGGGCTGGTTGCCGCGCAGAAAGCCGCGATCTGA
- a CDS encoding RidA family protein, producing the protein MRRISTGSPFEATMGYSRAVVKGPWCFVSGVTGYDYATMEIPSGAADQARNCFETITAALREAGFELSDVVRVQYTVTDAAHIDEITPVLGTFFGEIRPAATMVIAGLIKPEMKVEIEVTALRE; encoded by the coding sequence TTGCGTAGGATCTCCACCGGGTCGCCCTTCGAGGCAACGATGGGTTACAGCCGAGCCGTGGTGAAAGGCCCGTGGTGCTTCGTCTCAGGCGTGACGGGGTATGACTACGCGACGATGGAAATCCCGTCCGGTGCAGCGGATCAGGCGCGGAATTGTTTTGAGACAATCACTGCGGCGCTGCGGGAGGCCGGTTTCGAGCTGAGCGACGTGGTGCGGGTGCAGTACACGGTCACGGACGCAGCCCATATCGATGAAATCACCCCGGTTCTCGGGACTTTTTTCGGTGAAATCCGCCCTGCCGCGACCATGGTGATCGCGGGGCTGATCAAACCGGAAATGAAGGTCGAGATCGAAGTGACGGCGCTTCGGGAATGA
- the rdgB gene encoding RdgB/HAM1 family non-canonical purine NTP pyrophosphatase, which yields MRRFEGKKLLVATHNRGKLDEMRALLAPYGVEVVGAADLNLPEPEETEDNFIGNARIKAQAAVKATGMPALADDSGISVDALDGAPGVYTADWAETGQGRDFVMAMTRTWTELEERNAPFPRLAQFRCTLVLAWPDGHDEVFEGVLPGQVVWPPRGAEGHGYDPIFMPEGHHVTLGEMSAEEKNGVSHRAVAVAKLLEGCFA from the coding sequence ATGCGCCGGTTCGAGGGCAAGAAACTGCTGGTCGCCACCCATAACCGGGGCAAGCTGGACGAAATGCGCGCGCTGCTCGCCCCTTACGGGGTCGAGGTCGTCGGTGCGGCCGATCTGAACCTGCCCGAGCCGGAGGAGACCGAGGATAATTTCATCGGCAATGCGCGCATCAAGGCGCAGGCTGCCGTGAAGGCGACCGGGATGCCGGCGCTTGCCGATGACAGCGGGATCTCTGTCGACGCGCTTGACGGCGCACCGGGGGTTTATACCGCCGATTGGGCGGAAACAGGTCAGGGCCGGGATTTTGTCATGGCGATGACCCGCACCTGGACGGAGCTGGAGGAACGCAACGCCCCCTTCCCCCGCTTGGCGCAGTTCCGCTGTACGCTGGTGTTGGCTTGGCCGGATGGGCATGACGAGGTGTTCGAGGGCGTTCTGCCCGGTCAGGTGGTCTGGCCGCCACGCGGTGCAGAAGGCCACGGATATGACCCGATCTTCATGCCGGAGGGCCATCATGTCACGCTGGGCGAGATGAGCGCCGAGGAAAAGAACGGCGTCAGCCACCGGGCCGTGGCCGTCGCGAAGCTGCTGGAGGGGTGTTTTGCGTAG